In Coprobacter tertius, the sequence TCTCTCGGGTAGGGCAATACTCGGACAACGTTTATGGGATGGCCTTAACGAGCTGACCATTAATTCTTCGGGAATATATATAGTAAAAGTGAAAACGCCGTTGAGAGTATATACTACTAAAATAATAATTCCTTGATAAAAGGTTTTCGATCTTAAAAAATATTCATGATGATGCGTCGTATTGTAAAATACATGTTAATTGTATTATGTACGGGAATGTCGGTTGTTTTGCCTAGTTTGGCAACGGCAGGAGTGAAGTTGAAAAATTTACGAGTAGAGATGCAGAATGAACCATTGGGCCTGGAGATAAAAACACCGAGGTTTATGTGGCAGTTGTCTTCTCACAACCCCGGGCTGGTTCAAAAATCTTATCGGATTGTTGTTGCTGAAAATCCTTCCGATCTTAAAAAACAGGAAAATCTGTTATGGGATTCGGGTGAAGTATTTTCCGATAATATGTTGTTTATTCCCTATGCGGGTAAACCTCTTTCTCCGGGTAAAGATTATTATTGGAAAGTAAGAGTGAAAACCAACCAAGGAAGAACGGACTGGAGCGATGTAAAGAAATGGTCGACGGGATTGGGGGATGGCTATGACTGGCAGGCTGATTGGATCGGTGTGAATAAAATGATGAATCACGGAGAAACTCGGGATGGACATACTCGTTTGGCTGCAAGATATTTGAGAAAGGAATTTGATGCCCGAAAGAAAGTGTCGAGAGCCGTTTTGTATATTTGTGGACTGGGGTCTTACGAAGCTTATTTGAATGGGATTCGTATAGGTGACGCTGTTCTTTCTCCGGCTCCAGCTCATTATACGGTAAAGACTTATTATAACGTTTACGATGTCACTGGGATGATTGGTAAGGGATGTAATGCCCTTGCGGTCGTGTTAGGTAACGGGCGGTATTTTGGGCTGATGCCGGGTATGGAAGGCTATGGATTACCCCGGTTAAAAGCTCGGTTAGAAATCGAGTATGATGACGGAACTTTCGGAAGAGTCGTCTCCGACAATTCGTGGAGAGCGAGTTCTCAGGGGCCTGTTATCGCTAATAATGAATTCGATGGTGAGGAATATGATGCCCGGAAAGAGTTTGCCGGTTGGGATAAAGCCGGTTATAATGACTCAGGTTGGGAATTTGCCGATATAATGCAATCTCCTGGAGGTAAATTATGTGCTCAGGCTACTCCCTGTATAAAAGTGATGGAAGAAATAAGTCCGGTTTCGGTTAAGCTAGTCGCTGACGATACTTATATTGTGGACATGGGGCAGAATATGGTAGGCCGTTTACAAGTAACATTGTCGGGTAAGGCCGGGGAGCCTGTATCTTTTAGGTTTGCTGAAACTTTGAAAGATGATGGAAGCCTTTATATCGATAATTTGCGTACGGCAAGAGCCAGAAACCTTTATATCCCGGCAAAAAACGGTTCGTTTACGTGGGAACCGTCCTTTGTTTATCACGGTTTTCGTTATGTCGAAATAAAAGGAGTAAAGAAAATACCTTCACTTTCGGCTTTGAAAGGAAAAGTGATTTATGATGAGATGGAGACTACGGGATCTTTCGAGACTTCGAACGAAATGATAAATCGTATTTATCGAAATGCTTATTGGGGAATACGAGGAAATTACCGGGGGATGCCTACCGATTGCCCGCAACGCGATGAGAGATTGGGATGGCTTGGAGATCGGGCGACCGGCTCGTATGGTGAAAGCTTTGTTTTTGGAAATGCATTGTTGTATAAAAAATGGTTGCAGGATATAGAAGATTCGCAGTTACCGTCTGGAAGTATTTCTGACGTATCTCCTTGTTACTGGAAATTGTATTTCGATGATGTGACTTGGCCTTCGGCTTATTTTTACATTGCTGATATGTTGTATCGTCAATATGGAGATAAAAGCGGGATCGAAGAACATTATGGTTCGATGAAACGTTGGATAGAGCATATTCGTAAAGTAGGAATTAAAGATGGAATTGTTGTCCGGGATCAGTTCGGTGACTGGTGTATGCCTCCCGAATCACAAGAATTGATTCATTCAAAAGATCCATCGAGAAAAACAGACGGACGTATTCTCAGCACCTGTGTATTTTATGATCTTTTGCATTTGATGGACAAATTTGCGCGTATGACCGGTAACGAAGCAGACGGAGAAGAGTATCTCTTGTTAGCCGATTCGATAAAAAAAGCATATAATAAAATGTTTTTCGATATTCATACCGCATCGTACGGTAATAATACGGTAACGGCTAACCTCCTTTCCCTTAGGTTGGGATTGGTACCGGCAGGGCATGAGGAACGGGTTTTTGAAAATATTATAAAGAAAACTCAGCAAGAATTCGGTGGACATATCAGTACCGGAGTCGTTGGTATTCAACATTTGATGCGAGGCCTCACGGATAATGGGGCAGAAGATCTTGCTTATAAATTAGCCGTAAATGATACTTATCCCAGTTGGGGATACATGGTTAAAAAAGGAGCGACTACGATATGGGAGTTGTGGAATGGTGATACAGCCGACCCAGCGATGAATTCGGCTAACCATGTTATGTTGTTGGGGGATCTTATTATTTGGTATTATGAAAACCTGGCCGGTATAAAATGTACGGAACACACAGTCGGGTTCCGTAAAATAGAAATGGCTCCATGCTTTCCCGAGGGGTTAGATTATGTAAAAGCATCTTATTCGTCTGTTTCGGGTGAAATAAAAAGTGAATGGAGGAAATCGGAAACTGTTTTCGATTGGAAAGTAACAATACCGGGGAATACCTCAGCAGTCATACGTGTTCCGATAAAATTTTGCAGAGAAATTAATCGACAAGACGGAATGCGGAATGTTTATAAAGATCGCGATTATTGGGTCGTAGAAACTGGTTCGGGTAATTATCGTTTTGTAAAATAGATAGTAATATGCATAAACAATCTTCAAATCTTAGAAAAAAAAGAAAAGGGACTAAGAATGACCTTTTGATCGATGAATATGTATATACCGGAGATTGGAAAGAGGAGACGCATGTGAAACTGATTCAGTATAACGAATCAACGTTTTCGGTACACGATTTAAAAGTACAGGATGATCCGAAAAATTATTTTCATAAAAATGAGGTGAACTGGGTACATATTTCCGGTCTTTCCGATACGGCTCTCATTGTAAAGATGGGGGAGAGCCTCGGATTGCATGCCCCCGATATACAAGATATATTTACCAGCCAGCATATAGCCAAAATAGAGCCTTATGATGATAAGACGATCCTAGTTATCAATACATTTTATTTTAACGAAGCAAAAGAACTTCAGCAGGAACATATATATATGGTTCTTGGAGAGGATTATGTTTTTTCCTTTCAGGAATCGGTCTTGCCTTTATTCGATAATGTAGTGCAGGCAATTGGGAAAAATGTTGCTAAAGTACGTTCCCGTTCAGCCGATTATTTATTTTTTCTGCTTGCCAATAATGTTTTGGGAAATTATATAGATGTTTTGGCTACACTCGAGGATAATATCGAAATTATGGAAGAAGTCGTAGTTGGCGGAGATATTCCTAATGATTTCGGTAAACGTATACAGGCGAATCGTCGGGATAATTTACAATTGAAAAAATCGATACTTCCGTTAAAAGATGATTTCAAAAATTTACTGCATAATGAAAATCGTTTGATAAGGGATGAAAATAAGGTGTATTTGAATGATCTCGAAGATCGTTTGCTATTTATTATTCAGTCGATAGAAATATGCCGTGAGTCGGTAGATGCATTGCTCGATCTTTATTTTTCGAATAACGATTTGAGAATGAATGAGATTATGAAGCGTTTAACAGTCGTCGCTACGATATTTATTCCGCTTACCTTTGTTGTGGGTGTGTGGGGTATGAATTTTAAATTTATGCCTGAACTTGAATGGAAATACGGTTACATAATGGCTTGGGCCCTTATGGCTGCAATTGTTGTCTTTGTATGGTGGTATATCAAAAAGAATAGATGGAATTGATAAAATATTTATGGGATGAAAGATTTTGCTGCTATAGATTTCGAAACTGCCAATTACAACCGTACAAGTATTTGCTCGATAGGGATTGTTGTGGTTCGTGACGGAGAGATAAAGCAGAGTATATACCGGCTGGTAAAACCTCTTCCCAATTATTATATACGCCGTTTTTCGGAAGAAATTCACGGGATATATTATAATGATACCTGTAATGCCCCGGATTTTTCAGAGGTATGGAACGAGATTTTTCCGTTAGTGGGTGATATCCCTTTTGTAGCGCATAATAAAGCTTTTGATGAAACCGTTTTAAGAGCCACTCTCGAGGCCTACGGTATTCGTTTCCCGGAACATCCTTTCTATTGTACATTGCAAACGGCCCGGAAGAAAATCCCTCGGGCCGCAATAGAGAATTATCGTTTACCAACTGTTTGTCGCTATTTGGGTATCGATTTTACCTTACACCATCATGCCCTTGCCGATGCCGAAGGCTGTGCTCGTATTGCCATGCAACTGTTATGATTATTTTGGATGTTTATTATAAAAGTATTGAAAGATTTAAAAACACCTATAATAAAAATTTATAGAGTGGCGTATCGA encodes:
- a CDS encoding family 78 glycoside hydrolase catalytic domain, with protein sequence MRRIVKYMLIVLCTGMSVVLPSLATAGVKLKNLRVEMQNEPLGLEIKTPRFMWQLSSHNPGLVQKSYRIVVAENPSDLKKQENLLWDSGEVFSDNMLFIPYAGKPLSPGKDYYWKVRVKTNQGRTDWSDVKKWSTGLGDGYDWQADWIGVNKMMNHGETRDGHTRLAARYLRKEFDARKKVSRAVLYICGLGSYEAYLNGIRIGDAVLSPAPAHYTVKTYYNVYDVTGMIGKGCNALAVVLGNGRYFGLMPGMEGYGLPRLKARLEIEYDDGTFGRVVSDNSWRASSQGPVIANNEFDGEEYDARKEFAGWDKAGYNDSGWEFADIMQSPGGKLCAQATPCIKVMEEISPVSVKLVADDTYIVDMGQNMVGRLQVTLSGKAGEPVSFRFAETLKDDGSLYIDNLRTARARNLYIPAKNGSFTWEPSFVYHGFRYVEIKGVKKIPSLSALKGKVIYDEMETTGSFETSNEMINRIYRNAYWGIRGNYRGMPTDCPQRDERLGWLGDRATGSYGESFVFGNALLYKKWLQDIEDSQLPSGSISDVSPCYWKLYFDDVTWPSAYFYIADMLYRQYGDKSGIEEHYGSMKRWIEHIRKVGIKDGIVVRDQFGDWCMPPESQELIHSKDPSRKTDGRILSTCVFYDLLHLMDKFARMTGNEADGEEYLLLADSIKKAYNKMFFDIHTASYGNNTVTANLLSLRLGLVPAGHEERVFENIIKKTQQEFGGHISTGVVGIQHLMRGLTDNGAEDLAYKLAVNDTYPSWGYMVKKGATTIWELWNGDTADPAMNSANHVMLLGDLIIWYYENLAGIKCTEHTVGFRKIEMAPCFPEGLDYVKASYSSVSGEIKSEWRKSETVFDWKVTIPGNTSAVIRVPIKFCREINRQDGMRNVYKDRDYWVVETGSGNYRFVK
- the corA gene encoding magnesium/cobalt transporter CorA; the encoded protein is MHKQSSNLRKKRKGTKNDLLIDEYVYTGDWKEETHVKLIQYNESTFSVHDLKVQDDPKNYFHKNEVNWVHISGLSDTALIVKMGESLGLHAPDIQDIFTSQHIAKIEPYDDKTILVINTFYFNEAKELQQEHIYMVLGEDYVFSFQESVLPLFDNVVQAIGKNVAKVRSRSADYLFFLLANNVLGNYIDVLATLEDNIEIMEEVVVGGDIPNDFGKRIQANRRDNLQLKKSILPLKDDFKNLLHNENRLIRDENKVYLNDLEDRLLFIIQSIEICRESVDALLDLYFSNNDLRMNEIMKRLTVVATIFIPLTFVVGVWGMNFKFMPELEWKYGYIMAWALMAAIVVFVWWYIKKNRWN
- a CDS encoding 3'-5' exonuclease — protein: MKDFAAIDFETANYNRTSICSIGIVVVRDGEIKQSIYRLVKPLPNYYIRRFSEEIHGIYYNDTCNAPDFSEVWNEIFPLVGDIPFVAHNKAFDETVLRATLEAYGIRFPEHPFYCTLQTARKKIPRAAIENYRLPTVCRYLGIDFTLHHHALADAEGCARIAMQLL